The genomic interval CGAACTCGAGTTCGCCGTCGATGGTGTGCTCTTCCAGCGGTACGGCGTACCGGCTGAGGGTGACGCGGGTGGGGCCGGTTTGGGGGTGGTGGTCGCCGCAGCCGCACTCGGTGGGGATGGTGATCGTGGTCAGCGCGTCGGGGGCGTAGCTGCGCAGGCGGAGCGTCGTACCGCGGGCAGTGAACCGGGCGATCGTTGCATCAGGCAACTGTACGAGCAGCTCGACCGGTACGGCGTATGAGCCGGGGAGGAGCCGGAGACCACGAGACGCGAGCAGGTCGGCGAGAGCCGGGAGATTCATGCGAAGTTCCTGTGAGTGCTGTGTCGGCGGGCGGGCCACGGAAAGGGGCAGGGCCTCGTGCGCCGGACTCGGCGCGCGTCAGCGACGACAGCAACAACACAGCATCTGCATGCGGAAGATCATGGCAGCACCACAGGTCCACCGGCAAACACCGTCCGCAATCTGGGACGACGGTCCGTGATGTGTCAGTCGGCCTTCTTGCCGAACATGATCTCGTCCCAGCTGGGGACGCTGGCGCGCTTGCCCCGGCGGGCTGCCTTCTTCTTCGGCTCCGCCGGAGTCTCTTCCGTGGACGCCTCCGCTGCCGCAGGCTGCGGCGCCTCGGTGACCGGGTCGGGCTCGATGTGCGGCGCCGGCCCGGGTGTGGAGCTGGGGGCGGGCTCCGGGCGGCGGGCTTCAGCCGACCGCGACGGCTCGGCGGTCGGCTCGGCACGGCGAGGCTCCGCCGCGCGAGGCTCCGCGGTGCGGGCCTCGGCGGTGCGCTCTTCTGCAGGGCGCGCCTGACGGGACTCCGCAGGTGTCTCGTCCGGAGCTGCAGGGGAGGCGAAGGCGGGCGGGTCAGCAGGACGCTCGACGGCGCGGACCGCAGGGCGAGGCGCCGGCGGCTGATCGACAGGTACGTCGATCAGGGTCGGCTCTTCATCCGGGTTCGGCACCGAGTGCACGCGACGCGGACCGCGCTCCGGTTCACGGGCACCGCCGCGCCCGGGCTCGCGCGGGAGATCCCGTGCAACCTCACGCGGGTAGTCACGCGCATCCCGGCTTGGCTCCCGCGTCTCACGCACATCGCGGCTGAGCTCGCGTGACTCACGCACGAAGTCGCGGGTTTGATGTCCCGTGTCCTCGCGGGCGGCTGGGTGGTTCCGGCGGCGCAGGCCGACGGTGTCCTCGAAGCCGGCCTCGTAGCTGTCGGCTCCGTGGTCCGGCGCGAGCAGCGGGTCGATGTCGGCAACGGCAGCCAGCCGCCGCTCACCAGGCTGCGGCTGCGCCGGCGTCGCCAGCACCTGCGCCTGCTCGCCGACCAGCCAGCGCGCTTCGTCGTCGTCCGGTACGGCGTACCGCCCGGGGGCGTCGTACGCGAACATGGCGATCTTCTCGTCCTTCTTCTCCGCCTCGTCCTCGGACTCGACGAAGTACGAGACGCGAACCGCCCAGCGGCCGTCCTCGCGCCGCCACGCGTCCCACTCGGCCGATGCCGGGTCGACGTGGCGGGTGCGCAGCCGGTCGGTCACCCAGGCGCCGAGGTTGCGGGTCGGGGCGTCGCCGCCGCCACGACGGCGGACGGATGCGCGCTGCGCGAGGCTGGCGATGTGGTCCCGCTCGGCCAGAACTGGGCCGGCGAACGCCATTACGCGCTCCATCGGCATCTGGGCGATGGCGGCGACCGCCTCGGGACTTTCGCCGGCGCGGATACGAGCCTGGATGTCTCGTGGGCGCAGCGCGCTCTCCATTTGAATCTCCAGCTGGCCGAGTCGGGCACGGTCTCCGCGGAGGGCCGCACGCAACCGGTCGTCGACCGGTACGGCGAACTCCTCACCCGTCTCTGCCAGCGCCAGGATGAGTTGTGTTCCATCCTGGCTCAGACCGACGAGCCTCGCCTCGCGCATTGACCTTGTTCTCCTGTGCGGTTCTAGACAGTCTCTCCCGGACGCTGGGCCTGACCAAGACCGGCGCGCCGTGCCGCCCGGTCATTGTGGAGGTTACGTCACGAAATCACATCTTGCCTGGTCACCAGGGTCCTCCTGATCACACCAGTCACAGTAGTCACAACACGGTGTGACTGCTAACCAAACGGCTCGCTCAGAAGGCCGAACGCACCGCAAGCGCACGCTTCAGGTCGTCGGCGCTGTCGGCCACGGACCGCCGGATTCCGGCCGCGATGGACTCGTCGGCGATCAGGTCCGCGGCCCGGTCGACGACCCGCTGCTCGATCGCGTACCGCGGGAACGCGAGCTTCGCGCTGGTCGCGACGACCCAGCCGGAGCGCAGCTTCTCGGTTCCCGCGATCTCCGCGAAGTACCGGTCGACGTACGACGCGGTGAGCTCGGCCTGCGTCGGGTGCCAGAACCCTTCGGATGCGGCGTACAGCTCGTAGTTCGGCAGGTCGGCGTCGGTCATGATCTGCGCCCAGGCACGCTCCTTCGCGGCCGCCGTCGGCAGCGCGGCCCGGCAGCGGGTCGCGTGGACGACGCCCTCGGACGACGAGTCGCGCTCGAGCTCGGCGTCGATCTCCGCCTCGCCGATCGCGCCGAGCCGGGCGAGCTGCAGCATGACGATCCAGCGCAGGTCGGCGTCCATCGTCACGCCGTCCGGCACGCCCTCACCAGCGAGCCAGCCCTTCAACCGGTCCGTGTCGTCGGTGAATCGCGCGAACCCGCGGGCCACCGACAGCTGCACGCTGCTTCCGGCTTCGACTGTCTCCAGCCGCGCCCGCAGTACCTCGGCCAGCTGTCCGCGATACGGCTCGTACGGCAGGTAGGCGCCGAGCACCAACAGGTTCGCCCAGTTGAGCATCGTCGCGACCGCGATGTCGCTGTCCTCGGTCGGCAGCAGTCCGAGGACGACGTCGAACCCGACCTTCGGGTCGAGCTCGGCATCGGCGATCGCGTCCCGCAGGCTGTTGAGTACGACGGCCCGCGTCACGCCGCTCTCGATCTTCGGCAGCACCGTCGCCAGGTTCGCGAGGCTGTCGGCGTCGAGCCGGATCTTCGCCCAGCTGTCGTCGCCCGCGTCGGGGATGACCACGGCGATCGTCGGGTCGAGATCGACCTCCACCTCGTGGCCGTCGATCAGTACGTCGACCGTCGTACCGCGGCCGTCCGCGTCGTACCCGCCGACGGTCAGCTTGTGCGGTCGTGAAGCCGGGTACGCCGCGGGCGCCGCGCGGTGCAGCTTGATCCCGGTCTCGGTCCGCGACGCGCTGATCGTGTCGACACCCGGGGTACGGAGCCAGGCCTGCGCCCAGTCGTCCAGTCCGACCGCGCCGGCCTCGGTCCATTTCGCGACCAGGTCGGCGAACGTGGCGTTGCCGAACTCGTTCGCCGCGATGTGCGCGTTCACGCCGGCGAGGAAGACGTCGTCACCGAGGTACGCCGCCAGCTGCTTGAGGACCGCGGCGCCCTTCGCGTACGAGATGCCGTCGAAGTCGTCGAGCGAGGCGAGCGCGTCCTTGACCGCGTCGGCCGCGACCGGGTGGGTCGAGGACCGCTGGTCGGCCTGCAGACCCCACCACTTGCGGATGTAGGCGAAGTCGATCCAGTTGTCGGTGTACCGGGTCGCCTCGGTCGACACCCGGTGCGCCATGTACTCCGCGAACGACTCGTTCAGCCAGAGGTCGTTCCACCACTTCATCGTCACGGTGTCGCCGAACCACTGGTGCGCCATCTCGTGCACGATCGTCCGGGCCCGCTGGCTGCGCTCGCCGTCGGTGACCGCCGAGCGGAACACCATCTGGTCCCGGAACGTCACGCAGCCCGGGTTCTCCATCGCGCCGGCATTGAACTCCGGCACGAACGCCTGGTGGTACTCGCCGAACGGGTACCGGTACCCGAACATCCGGTGGTACGCGTCGAAGGACTGCTTGGTGACCTCGAAGATGTCCGCGGCCTCGCGGTCCAGCGCCTCCTTCAGCGACTGCCGCGAGACCACGCTGAGCGCGATGCCGTCGTGCGCGTCGGTGATCTGGTGGTACGGCCCGGCCACGACGGTCACGAAGTACGTCGAGAGCGGCTTGGTCTCGGTCAGCTCCCAGCGACCGGGGGACACCTGGGTCGCCGCGCCGTTCCCGAGCACGAGCCACTCCTCGGGGGCCGTGACCTTGAGACGGTACGGCGCCTTGAGGTCGGGCTGGTCGAAGCACGCGAAGATCCGCGGAGCCGCGTCGAGGAACGACATCGC from Kribbella sp. NBC_00709 carries:
- the sepH gene encoding septation protein SepH; the protein is MREARLVGLSQDGTQLILALAETGEEFAVPVDDRLRAALRGDRARLGQLEIQMESALRPRDIQARIRAGESPEAVAAIAQMPMERVMAFAGPVLAERDHIASLAQRASVRRRGGGDAPTRNLGAWVTDRLRTRHVDPASAEWDAWRREDGRWAVRVSYFVESEDEAEKKDEKIAMFAYDAPGRYAVPDDDEARWLVGEQAQVLATPAQPQPGERRLAAVADIDPLLAPDHGADSYEAGFEDTVGLRRRNHPAAREDTGHQTRDFVRESRELSRDVRETREPSRDARDYPREVARDLPREPGRGGAREPERGPRRVHSVPNPDEEPTLIDVPVDQPPAPRPAVRAVERPADPPAFASPAAPDETPAESRQARPAEERTAEARTAEPRAAEPRRAEPTAEPSRSAEARRPEPAPSSTPGPAPHIEPDPVTEAPQPAAAEASTEETPAEPKKKAARRGKRASVPSWDEIMFGKKAD
- the pepN gene encoding aminopeptidase N, with amino-acid sequence MPSLTVDGARTRAAALSVQSYDVDLDLTQGDRTFGSTTTIRFTASSPSSWIDVKPDELISVTLNGSAVDVAGLNDGRLELTGLQPENELVVVASMLYSHDGEGLHRAVDAADGLPYTYAMSFLDAAPRIFACFDQPDLKAPYRLKVTAPEEWLVLGNGAATQVSPGRWELTETKPLSTYFVTVVAGPYHQITDAHDGIALSVVSRQSLKEALDREAADIFEVTKQSFDAYHRMFGYRYPFGEYHQAFVPEFNAGAMENPGCVTFRDQMVFRSAVTDGERSQRARTIVHEMAHQWFGDTVTMKWWNDLWLNESFAEYMAHRVSTEATRYTDNWIDFAYIRKWWGLQADQRSSTHPVAADAVKDALASLDDFDGISYAKGAAVLKQLAAYLGDDVFLAGVNAHIAANEFGNATFADLVAKWTEAGAVGLDDWAQAWLRTPGVDTISASRTETGIKLHRAAPAAYPASRPHKLTVGGYDADGRGTTVDVLIDGHEVEVDLDPTIAVVIPDAGDDSWAKIRLDADSLANLATVLPKIESGVTRAVVLNSLRDAIADAELDPKVGFDVVLGLLPTEDSDIAVATMLNWANLLVLGAYLPYEPYRGQLAEVLRARLETVEAGSSVQLSVARGFARFTDDTDRLKGWLAGEGVPDGVTMDADLRWIVMLQLARLGAIGEAEIDAELERDSSSEGVVHATRCRAALPTAAAKERAWAQIMTDADLPNYELYAASEGFWHPTQAELTASYVDRYFAEIAGTEKLRSGWVVATSAKLAFPRYAIEQRVVDRAADLIADESIAAGIRRSVADSADDLKRALAVRSAF